A region of the Planktothrix tepida PCC 9214 genome:
GGCTATCGGTTGTAATATCGCCTGACAATAGCCAATGTGATGCAACAATCACAACTATTCCCAGCAACAGTCCAGCACTAAGCAAATGTAGAACTGGATTAACCCCTAAATAAGCCAACAAGCCGCTGCCTGCTGCACAACTCATCCCGCCAATACTAAACATTCCATGAAATGACGACATGATCGGTCTGCCATAACGTTTCTCAACATCAACACCTTGGCTGTTAATGCTCACATCAGTGGCTCCGTTAAACGCTCCGAATAGCACTAATGACAATTCTAGTAGGGTTACATTAGGAGCTAACGCAAGTAGGGGTAGCACCATGCAGTAGCCTAACACGGCTATTGTGGTTATCAGTCGGTTGTCAAAGCGAGCAAGTAACCACCCCGTTGCGGGCATAGTAACGACCGCCCCAATTGCTATCCCCAGTAACACACGTCCGAGTTCTCCATTACTCAACTCAAGTTTCTGTTGGATAGTTGGTATGCGTGCAACCCAGTTAGCAAATACTGCACCCTGAATGTAAAACAGTGCCGCTACAGCAAGGCGAGAAGCACTTGGCACTTCCTTTTGTACCTGTTCATCCAGCCGCTCTTGACTTATAAACATTTCCTACCTCCTTTCATGGGTAACAGGTTCAGATAGCGCCAACAAAGTCAATAAGCAATTATGCTGAATATAGCGAATAAATGACACGCTCTAACCAAGCTTGATTAATCGTTTCCAGTGAATCCAGCACAAAATCTGCGGCTGCAAATTGAGGATTCTCTCGTTCCTCTGCTGCTGGAACAACGATACACCGCATACCCGCAGTTTTGGCACTCATCATACCGCG
Encoded here:
- a CDS encoding MFS transporter, which encodes MFISQERLDEQVQKEVPSASRLAVAALFYIQGAVFANWVARIPTIQQKLELSNGELGRVLLGIAIGAVVTMPATGWLLARFDNRLITTIAVLGYCMVLPLLALAPNVTLLELSLVLFGAFNGATDVSINSQGVDVEKRYGRPIMSSFHGMFSIGGMSCAAGSGLLAYLGVNPVLHLLSAGLLLGIVVIVASHWLLSGDITTDSHDEEPVFALPTGILLGMSIVAFCGLLGEGAMADWSAIYLQNTLNTGPGLAAAGYAVFSMTMAVGRFLGDGLTQKLGSVWMIRLGGLVAGGGLGLSLLIAQPVTALIGFACVGMGLASIVPIVLSAAGLTPGIAPGIALAAVTTAGYCGFLCGPPLIGFAADVIELRGALGIIVILSAVITVLAQTVLHTAPSENS